A DNA window from Flavobacterium sp. contains the following coding sequences:
- a CDS encoding tetratricopeptide repeat protein: MSQKLRQIIFFFFFFTWQISNAQNVQIDSLKRVLQYTKIDTSKINQYNKIADLYKEIDPDSTLFFAQKAANLSLKFNYTFGLATAYVNKGNASIILGNYPTALQFFKKAQSEFKKVLEDDSSKKAKSGLARSYASSGVVYSEQSNQILALKNYEEALKLYQEIDEQASVSKTLNNIGIIYKSQQNYSKALEYLKKASKIQSALGEQNAAVTLTNIGAIYFETGQNKNALLYYEKAKKLFEANDNKRGFALLCNYLGDYYNKENNVNLANEYYTKSLNLYEELQNKFGASLSLYNIAGLLQNQKKYKEAMPFAQKSLDYAKEIGVLDQTYHSEKLLSELYEALNDSKAALLHYKNYVAARDSIINEATSQKFALAEVNYEYRKKEALLSEKNKRQIQFVIFSILGALLLIALILVIYNRMQVKRQLTLKKEVAEYEQKALHLQMNPHFVFNCLSSISSFIVQNGTDSALKYLSKFSKLMRLTLEYSKGSLIPIDKEIESLQNYLELEKLRFHDKFEFEIRSSDKVEFNMGLPPLLIQPFVENAILHGIVPKEGTGKIEVDFDVEGEKLICTITDDGIGLSESKHLKENSVTAHKSMALGITKKRLEIMESITSKSAQIEIIELQSENKKTGTKVVLRLPVQYIP; encoded by the coding sequence GTGAGTCAAAAATTACGTCAAATAATTTTCTTTTTCTTCTTTTTTACATGGCAGATTTCGAATGCTCAAAACGTGCAGATCGACAGCCTGAAAAGAGTGCTGCAGTATACTAAAATTGATACTTCAAAAATCAATCAGTATAATAAAATTGCCGATTTATATAAAGAAATCGATCCAGATTCGACCTTGTTTTTTGCTCAAAAAGCGGCAAATCTAAGTTTGAAATTCAATTATACTTTCGGACTTGCTACTGCATATGTTAATAAAGGAAATGCGTCGATCATTTTAGGAAATTACCCAACAGCATTGCAATTTTTCAAAAAAGCACAGTCCGAATTTAAAAAAGTGCTGGAAGATGATTCAAGTAAGAAAGCAAAAAGCGGTTTGGCGCGTTCTTATGCAAGTTCCGGCGTAGTATATTCTGAGCAGAGCAATCAGATTTTGGCATTGAAAAATTATGAAGAAGCCTTAAAACTGTATCAGGAAATCGATGAACAGGCGAGTGTTTCTAAAACACTGAATAATATCGGAATTATTTATAAATCGCAGCAAAACTATTCCAAAGCATTAGAATACTTAAAAAAAGCATCCAAAATACAGTCGGCATTAGGAGAACAAAATGCAGCTGTTACTTTGACGAATATTGGTGCCATTTATTTTGAAACGGGACAAAATAAAAATGCTCTTTTGTATTATGAAAAAGCTAAGAAACTTTTTGAAGCCAATGACAATAAACGCGGCTTTGCGCTTTTGTGTAATTATTTGGGCGATTATTATAACAAAGAAAACAATGTAAATCTTGCTAATGAATATTATACAAAATCACTGAATTTATATGAGGAATTGCAGAATAAATTTGGTGCTTCTCTTTCTTTATACAATATTGCCGGTCTGCTTCAAAATCAAAAAAAATACAAAGAAGCAATGCCTTTTGCTCAAAAGTCACTTGATTATGCAAAAGAAATTGGAGTTCTGGATCAAACTTATCATTCTGAAAAATTGCTGAGCGAATTATATGAAGCTCTAAATGATTCAAAAGCTGCTCTATTGCATTATAAAAATTATGTTGCAGCACGAGATAGCATTATTAATGAAGCAACCAGTCAGAAATTTGCTTTGGCTGAAGTGAATTATGAGTACAGAAAAAAAGAAGCTTTGCTGTCTGAAAAAAATAAAAGACAGATTCAGTTTGTCATTTTCTCGATTTTAGGTGCATTGCTTTTAATAGCGCTGATTCTCGTAATTTATAACAGAATGCAGGTAAAACGCCAGCTTACACTTAAAAAAGAAGTTGCCGAATATGAACAGAAAGCACTGCATTTGCAAATGAATCCGCATTTTGTATTTAATTGTCTGAGTTCGATTTCGAGTTTTATAGTTCAAAACGGAACGGATTCTGCCTTAAAATATCTTTCAAAATTTTCTAAGTTGATGCGTTTGACGCTCGAATATTCTAAAGGTTCTTTGATTCCGATTGATAAAGAAATTGAAAGTCTGCAGAATTATCTTGAATTAGAAAAACTGCGTTTTCATGACAAATTTGAGTTTGAAATACGATCAAGCGATAAGGTTGAATTTAATATGGGACTTCCGCCGCTGCTGATTCAGCCTTTTGTTGAAAATGCCATTCTTCACGGAATTGTTCCCAAAGAAGGAACCGGAAAAATTGAGGTTGATTTTGATGTAGAAGGAGAGAAGCTGATTTGTACGATTACCGATGACGGAATTGGTTTATCTGAATCGAAACATTTAAAAGAAAACTCGGTTACAGCACATAAATCAATGGCTTTGGGAATTACCAAAAAGCGTTTGGAAATTATGGAATCTATAACTTCAAAATCGGCACAAATAGAAATAATTGAATTACAATCAGAAAATAAAAAAACAGGAACAAAAGTCGTTTTACGTCTTCCTGTTCAATACATACCCTAA
- a CDS encoding phosphoribosyltransferase family protein, with protein MSKNIILTNQEIEHKIKRIAYQIYETFVDEDEVVIAGIASSGSIFAQKIVTALNSISTLKVSFCEVKVDKQNPQLPIQTSLSPQEYSNKGLVLVDDVLNSGTTLIYAVRHFLDVPLKKFKTAVLVDRNHKKYPVKADFKGISLSTSLLEHVQVVFDEKGDSYAFLS; from the coding sequence ATGAGCAAAAATATCATTTTAACCAATCAGGAAATCGAACACAAAATAAAACGTATCGCATATCAAATTTACGAGACATTTGTAGACGAAGACGAAGTGGTAATTGCCGGAATTGCTTCCAGCGGTTCTATTTTTGCTCAAAAAATTGTTACGGCACTAAACAGTATCTCTACACTAAAAGTATCCTTTTGCGAAGTTAAAGTTGACAAACAAAATCCGCAATTACCAATACAAACCTCTTTGTCTCCACAAGAATATTCAAACAAAGGATTAGTTTTGGTTGATGATGTCTTAAATTCAGGCACAACATTAATCTATGCCGTACGTCATTTTCTGGATGTACCGCTTAAAAAATTCAAAACAGCGGTACTCGTAGACCGAAATCATAAAAAATACCCAGTGAAAGCCGATTTTAAAGGCATTTCCTTATCGACTTCTTTATTAGAGCATGTTCAGGTTGTTTTTGATGAAAAAGGAGACAGTTACGCCTTTTTAAGCTAA
- a CDS encoding LytTR family DNA-binding domain-containing protein, translating to MITAVLIEDDKHLRTGLKALLERYTNDILIIGEAESVKTGIAVIEKLRPQVIFLDIHLTDGTGFDILERLNKVNGKLNAHIVFITAHEQYALKAFKFSALDFILKPVDPEELQDTMAKIKEAVGKNNSFENIDLLLENIRKKVDNFKRIALSTSDGIHLFEVSDIIRCEAKINYTQFFIKNHKPILISKTLKEYEELLSEHGFERIHQSHLINLAYLKSYIKTDGGYVIMADNSNIPIAQSKKEKLQELINAL from the coding sequence ATGATAACAGCAGTATTAATTGAGGACGACAAACATTTGCGAACAGGTCTAAAAGCGCTTTTAGAACGTTATACAAATGATATTTTGATTATTGGCGAAGCCGAAAGTGTAAAAACCGGAATTGCCGTTATTGAAAAATTAAGGCCTCAGGTTATTTTTCTGGATATTCATTTGACCGACGGAACCGGTTTTGATATTCTGGAAAGATTAAATAAAGTAAACGGAAAACTAAATGCTCACATCGTATTTATCACTGCGCATGAACAATACGCTCTCAAAGCATTTAAATTTAGTGCACTTGATTTTATCCTGAAACCTGTTGATCCGGAAGAATTGCAGGATACGATGGCGAAAATTAAAGAAGCCGTTGGGAAAAATAATTCTTTTGAAAACATTGATTTACTGCTCGAAAACATCCGAAAAAAAGTAGACAATTTTAAACGAATTGCACTTTCTACCAGTGATGGTATTCATTTATTTGAAGTTTCGGATATCATTCGCTGTGAAGCAAAAATTAATTACACGCAGTTTTTTATTAAAAATCACAAGCCCATATTGATTTCTAAAACGCTTAAAGAATACGAAGAATTATTGTCTGAACATGGTTTTGAGCGTATTCATCAATCGCATTTAATCAATTTAGCTTATCTGAAATCGTACATTAAAACAGATGGCGGTTATGTGATTATGGCTGATAATTCGAATATTCCGATCGCTCAGAGCAAAAAAGAAAAATTACAGGAATTAATTAATGCTCTTTAA
- a CDS encoding T9SS type A sorting domain-containing protein, with translation MRKKLPIFLLFFTVMLKAQVLTFADPTLKNMLVNGGAANFTAYSGGLAVTRIDTNFDNQIQVSEAALIDKLWIEGTNANLVTNIQGIEGFTNVTELGFNGISTTSINLTGMPNLKTIYVKSPTLTTATVSGMNGLTTVTFMENPLLTTLNISNSSSLSNIVAQQNPVLSAFNASNLSGLTQLYLEDNVLTDLDLTGCPNLGYFNAVNNKLTTIDVSGLTKLTTFLITDNLTLESINASGCTLLNFPQSTFDLNRLLKTADFSNCSSLVNLQITDNDLLTSLDLSGCSALQILYLSSNALTNLNLTGCSALLNLNCNSNQLTALDLSSSPNLTDLRAQSNSISNLNLTGAVNLKNVYLNTNQIPSLNLSGNTNLEIIEIDSNPTATLNFSGCTNLKTLLIQNNPVVNGDFSNCSSLKIITNTSTVLNSINVQGCSALETLTLAGTNVQKAPLTSLNLSGLSKLNILDCSYNNLNSIDLTNCSLLANVFFSDIPLASVDFSDSPNVKILNVSKTGLQNIDVSGFSALQSLTANDNPNLKMVFAKNGRDEDLYINSGNTSLIFVCQDDANVAETKSYLTGIGLSNVVVNSYCSFNPGGNYNTITGTIAFDVDNNGCDAADSKQANVKVNLIDGSAISSTFTDANGKYTFFTDAGNFNVLTSIENPTFFTVSPTTPSVSFADNNNNTAVQNFCVSALGTNSDAEIVIAPIYPAKPGFMAWYEILIRNKGNQTLNGTVDFTYNQNILHYGIATLAPNVQTPGVLGWNYSNLLPFESRRIYVGLNVNSPVQSPPANIGDILNFTATINPIAGDIIPADNQFVFNQEIIGSFDPNDITCLEGESVSPSTIGDYLHYGINFENTGTAEAENVVVKVVIDKTKYDINSLQLLDASHSVNVVVKGNVAEFIFAKINLSVSKTPPVGGHGNILFKIKTQPSLNSGDEVEKQADIYFDYNEAVETNTAETIFKSLGNKDFDTDKSVSVYPNPTKEEVFINCDNTLKLIELFDVQGRILQTVIENKNSSKINLSDQSNGLYFVRITSEKGKSVEKIIKK, from the coding sequence ATGAGAAAAAAACTACCTATATTTTTATTGTTTTTCACCGTTATGCTGAAAGCTCAGGTTCTGACTTTTGCTGACCCAACATTAAAAAACATGTTGGTAAATGGCGGTGCGGCAAACTTTACGGCTTATTCTGGCGGCCTGGCTGTTACCAGAATTGATACTAATTTTGATAATCAGATTCAGGTTTCAGAAGCGGCTTTGATCGATAAACTCTGGATTGAAGGGACCAATGCAAACTTGGTAACGAATATTCAGGGAATTGAAGGTTTTACCAATGTGACCGAATTAGGTTTTAACGGAATCAGCACGACTTCGATTAATTTAACCGGGATGCCAAATTTGAAGACGATTTACGTTAAAAGTCCAACTTTGACAACGGCAACAGTTTCTGGAATGAACGGTTTAACGACGGTTACTTTTATGGAAAATCCGTTGTTGACCACTTTGAATATTTCAAATAGTTCTAGTCTTTCTAATATCGTAGCGCAGCAAAATCCTGTTTTGTCAGCTTTTAATGCAAGTAATCTTTCCGGTTTGACACAATTATATTTAGAAGATAATGTTTTAACAGATTTAGATTTAACAGGCTGTCCGAATCTGGGATATTTTAATGCGGTAAATAATAAACTGACAACAATAGATGTTTCGGGATTAACAAAGCTTACTACTTTTTTAATAACAGATAATCTAACTTTAGAAAGTATAAATGCTTCAGGCTGCACCTTGTTAAATTTTCCGCAGTCAACTTTTGATTTAAATCGATTATTAAAAACTGCTGATTTCTCAAACTGTTCAAGTTTAGTAAATCTTCAAATTACGGATAATGATCTGCTGACATCTTTGGATTTGTCAGGCTGTAGCGCGCTTCAGATTTTATATTTGTCTAGTAATGCGTTGACTAATTTAAATCTTACAGGATGTTCTGCACTTTTAAATCTTAACTGTAACAGTAACCAGTTAACTGCATTAGATTTAAGTTCCTCTCCAAACCTTACAGATCTCAGAGCACAATCAAATTCTATCTCAAATTTAAATCTAACCGGAGCTGTTAATTTGAAAAATGTTTATCTGAATACAAATCAGATTCCGTCATTAAATCTTTCAGGAAATACGAATTTAGAAATTATAGAAATAGATAGTAACCCAACGGCGACTCTTAATTTCTCAGGATGTACCAATTTGAAAACACTACTTATTCAAAATAATCCTGTTGTAAATGGTGATTTTTCAAATTGCAGTTCACTTAAAATTATCACCAATACCAGTACTGTATTGAATTCAATTAATGTTCAGGGCTGCAGTGCGCTTGAAACGCTAACTCTTGCCGGAACAAATGTTCAAAAAGCACCTTTAACTTCGCTTAACCTGTCAGGATTAAGTAAATTAAATATTTTAGATTGCAGTTATAATAATTTAAATTCAATTGATTTAACAAATTGTAGTTTGCTGGCAAATGTGTTTTTTTCTGATATTCCTTTAGCATCTGTAGATTTCTCAGATTCGCCAAATGTCAAAATTTTAAATGTTTCAAAAACGGGATTGCAAAATATTGATGTTTCTGGTTTTTCGGCTTTACAATCTTTGACAGCAAATGATAATCCAAATTTAAAAATGGTGTTTGCAAAAAACGGACGTGATGAAGATTTGTATATTAATTCAGGAAATACAAGTTTAATTTTTGTGTGTCAGGATGATGCAAATGTGGCAGAAACAAAAAGCTATTTAACTGGTATAGGTTTGTCTAATGTGGTTGTAAACTCATATTGCAGTTTTAATCCGGGTGGAAATTACAATACAATAACAGGAACAATCGCTTTTGATGTAGATAACAATGGCTGTGATGCAGCAGATTCTAAACAAGCAAATGTCAAAGTGAATTTAATCGATGGATCTGCCATAAGCTCAACTTTTACAGATGCAAATGGGAAATATACTTTTTTTACCGATGCAGGAAATTTCAATGTGTTAACTTCGATTGAAAACCCAACTTTCTTTACTGTTTCTCCAACAACGCCTTCAGTTTCTTTTGCAGACAATAACAATAACACAGCAGTGCAAAACTTTTGCGTAAGCGCTTTAGGAACAAACAGCGATGCAGAAATCGTAATTGCGCCCATTTATCCTGCAAAACCGGGATTTATGGCCTGGTATGAGATTTTGATACGAAATAAAGGAAATCAAACCTTAAACGGAACTGTAGATTTTACATACAATCAAAATATACTGCATTACGGAATTGCTACTTTGGCGCCAAATGTACAAACGCCAGGTGTTTTAGGCTGGAATTATTCAAATTTACTGCCTTTTGAAAGCAGAAGAATTTATGTGGGATTAAATGTAAATTCTCCGGTTCAGAGTCCGCCGGCTAATATTGGAGATATTTTAAACTTTACAGCAACGATAAATCCAATTGCAGGAGATATTATTCCGGCAGATAATCAATTTGTCTTTAATCAGGAAATAATAGGTTCATTTGATCCAAATGATATTACGTGTTTAGAAGGTGAGAGCGTTTCGCCGTCAACAATTGGAGATTATCTGCACTACGGAATCAATTTTGAAAATACAGGAACTGCCGAAGCTGAAAATGTAGTGGTAAAAGTAGTTATTGATAAAACGAAATATGATATTAATTCACTTCAGCTTTTAGATGCATCACATTCTGTAAATGTTGTGGTTAAAGGAAATGTTGCTGAATTTATTTTTGCGAAAATCAATTTGAGCGTTTCCAAAACACCTCCGGTTGGTGGCCACGGAAATATCTTATTTAAGATAAAAACACAGCCTTCGCTTAATTCAGGAGATGAGGTTGAAAAACAAGCGGATATTTATTTTGATTATAATGAAGCAGTTGAAACCAATACTGCTGAAACCATTTTTAAATCATTAGGAAATAAAGATTTTGATACCGATAAAAGTGTTAGTGTTTACCCAAATCCAACAAAAGAGGAGGTATTTATAAACTGTGATAATACATTAAAATTAATTGAATTATTTGATGTGCAGGGAAGAATACTTCAAACGGTAATTGAAAACAAGAACAGTTCAAAAATTAATCTTTCAGACCAATCAAACGGATTGTATTTCGTTAGAATAACTTCAGAAAAAGGAAAATCTGTAGAAAAGATAATTAAGAAATAA
- a CDS encoding transketolase C-terminal domain-containing protein translates to MKKYENTGSKDTRSGFGAGMTELGQKNENVVALCADLIGSLKFDDFKKNHPERFFQIGIAEANMIGIAAGLTIGGKIPFTGTFANFSTGRVYDQIRQSVAYSDKNVKICASHAGLTLGEDGATHQILEDIGLMKMLPGMTVINTCDYNQTKAATIALADHHGPAYLRFGRPVVPNFTPAEEPFVIGKAILLNEGTDVTIVATGHLVWEALIAAEALEAKGISAEVINIHTIKPLDEEAILKSVAKTKCVVTAEEHNYLGGLGESVSGVLALNNPAPQEFVAVKDSFGESGTPEQLMEKYKLNNQAIVEAVERVIKRK, encoded by the coding sequence ATGAAAAAATACGAAAATACAGGAAGCAAAGATACTCGTTCTGGTTTTGGAGCGGGAATGACTGAACTAGGTCAAAAAAACGAAAATGTTGTGGCATTATGTGCCGACTTAATTGGATCATTAAAATTTGATGATTTCAAGAAAAATCACCCAGAGCGTTTTTTCCAAATTGGAATTGCAGAAGCTAACATGATTGGTATCGCTGCAGGTTTAACAATTGGAGGAAAAATTCCATTTACAGGAACTTTCGCTAACTTCTCAACAGGAAGAGTTTACGATCAAATTCGTCAATCTGTTGCTTACTCAGATAAAAATGTAAAAATCTGTGCTTCTCACGCTGGTTTAACTTTAGGAGAAGATGGTGCAACTCACCAGATCTTAGAAGATATCGGATTAATGAAAATGTTACCGGGAATGACTGTAATCAATACTTGTGATTACAACCAGACTAAAGCCGCTACTATTGCATTGGCAGATCACCACGGTCCAGCTTATTTACGTTTCGGACGTCCAGTTGTACCTAACTTTACTCCTGCTGAAGAACCATTCGTGATTGGAAAGGCGATTTTATTAAATGAAGGAACTGATGTAACAATCGTTGCAACAGGTCACTTAGTTTGGGAAGCTCTTATCGCTGCTGAAGCTTTAGAAGCAAAAGGAATTTCCGCTGAAGTTATCAATATTCATACAATCAAACCTCTTGACGAAGAAGCTATCTTAAAATCTGTTGCAAAAACTAAATGTGTTGTAACTGCTGAAGAGCACAACTACCTTGGAGGTCTTGGAGAAAGTGTTTCAGGAGTATTAGCATTAAACAATCCAGCTCCACAAGAATTTGTTGCTGTAAAAGATAGTTTTGGTGAATCTGGAACTCCTGAGCAATTGATGGAAAAATACAAATTAAACAATCAGGCGATTGTTGAAGCTGTAGAAAGAGTAATCAAAAGAAAGTAA
- a CDS encoding shikimate kinase, translated as MKKIVLLGYMGCGKSTIAQNLSKITNIPFLDLDVYIEKKVNLSIKEIFEQHGEIYFRKLEHEMFLELLQSPENNIIGLGGGTPCYANNHLLLQREDIVSIYLKASIETLYNRLVHNKSKRPLIADMDEEEMKEFIAKHLFDRSFYYNHAQHKVVVDNKTVDETVEDILQLLA; from the coding sequence ATGAAAAAAATCGTCTTATTAGGATATATGGGCTGCGGAAAGTCAACAATTGCCCAAAATCTATCAAAAATTACAAATATTCCGTTTCTTGATTTGGATGTTTACATCGAAAAAAAGGTAAATTTATCAATCAAAGAGATTTTTGAGCAGCATGGAGAAATCTATTTTAGAAAATTAGAGCATGAAATGTTTCTGGAATTACTCCAATCTCCGGAAAATAATATTATTGGTTTGGGCGGAGGAACGCCATGTTATGCCAATAATCATTTATTACTTCAACGAGAAGATATTGTTTCTATTTATTTAAAGGCTTCTATTGAGACTTTATATAATAGATTGGTACATAATAAAAGTAAACGTCCTTTAATTGCAGATATGGACGAAGAAGAAATGAAAGAGTTTATTGCAAAGCATTTATTCGACAGAAGCTTTTATTATAACCACGCACAACATAAAGTTGTAGTAGATAATAAAACTGTCGACGAAACGGTTGAGGATATTTTACAGTTATTAGCTTAA
- a CDS encoding RNA-binding S4 domain-containing protein, giving the protein MRIDKYLWCVRYYKTRNMVTEACKKNQVTVNGQVAKPSKEVFPTDRITFRKDQITQIITVLDIPENRVGAKLVDIYRKNETPPEAYAHLEMLKLSKEHYRKSGAGRPTKKDRRDIDDYGSDFIDDEEHEDEI; this is encoded by the coding sequence ATGAGAATAGATAAATACCTATGGTGCGTGCGATATTATAAGACCAGAAACATGGTAACTGAAGCCTGCAAAAAGAACCAGGTTACTGTAAATGGGCAGGTTGCAAAACCATCAAAAGAGGTTTTTCCTACTGATCGAATTACCTTTAGAAAAGATCAGATTACACAAATTATAACGGTGTTGGATATTCCGGAAAATCGTGTTGGCGCTAAACTTGTCGATATATACCGCAAAAACGAAACGCCGCCTGAAGCTTATGCACATTTAGAAATGCTAAAACTTTCAAAAGAACATTATCGTAAAAGCGGAGCCGGAAGACCTACTAAAAAAGACCGAAGAGACATTGATGATTACGGAAGCGATTTTATCGACGACGAAGAACACGAAGATGAAATTTAA
- a CDS encoding FKBP-type peptidyl-prolyl cis-trans isomerase, producing the protein MNKFKYYFILLLASIAIVSCNKDNDDPETVPLRDYKEQYAADNDSIVKYLKTNYIKSVSADFDIVIEKIPAGGSQVSIMDQTTYPLQTREVYNHDVTYKVYYLTLNKGVGLSPLNTDRVNVAYTGSLLNGTVFDSSYSVSRSFELYMYSSQSVIDGWGEIFPQFKTGTANAASPDGTITYKDYGAGVMFLPSGLGYYGNGIDNIPAYSPLVFSFKLFDLQRLDHDGDGVLDIDEDLNRDGYIYDFRDTARYPTPPATMVADDTDKDGIPDYVDTDDDGDGFSTYYEVTKPTNQVGWVDGVFNGVSTYYPWDPVADNPNTPNTDETEPRGIPRRPTGPLKTEGQPESIVNPRSFLPADYTAAGRLRIHLDKSYPYQKQ; encoded by the coding sequence ATGAATAAATTTAAATATTACTTTATTTTATTACTTGCAAGTATTGCTATAGTTTCTTGTAATAAAGACAATGACGATCCGGAAACAGTTCCTTTGAGAGATTATAAGGAGCAGTATGCAGCAGATAATGACTCTATTGTTAAATATTTAAAAACGAATTATATAAAATCAGTTTCAGCTGATTTTGATATTGTAATTGAAAAAATTCCAGCTGGAGGATCGCAGGTTTCTATCATGGATCAAACGACATATCCTTTGCAAACAAGAGAGGTTTATAATCACGATGTTACTTATAAAGTATATTATTTAACTCTAAACAAAGGAGTTGGATTATCTCCATTAAATACAGACAGAGTTAATGTTGCTTATACAGGAAGCTTATTAAATGGAACTGTGTTTGATTCTTCTTATAGTGTATCCAGAAGTTTTGAATTATATATGTATTCTTCTCAATCTGTAATAGATGGATGGGGTGAAATTTTCCCTCAATTTAAAACAGGAACTGCAAATGCTGCATCTCCTGATGGGACAATAACTTACAAAGATTATGGAGCGGGTGTTATGTTCTTACCTTCCGGACTTGGTTATTATGGCAATGGTATCGATAATATTCCTGCCTATTCTCCTTTGGTATTTAGTTTTAAATTATTTGATCTGCAAAGATTAGATCACGATGGTGATGGTGTTTTGGATATTGATGAAGATTTAAACAGAGATGGTTATATTTACGATTTTAGAGATACAGCAAGATATCCAACTCCTCCTGCGACTATGGTGGCAGATGATACAGATAAAGATGGTATACCTGATTATGTAGATACAGATGATGATGGAGACGGATTCTCTACTTATTACGAGGTTACAAAACCTACGAATCAAGTGGGATGGGTAGATGGAGTATTTAATGGAGTAAGTACTTATTATCCTTGGGATCCGGTTGCAGATAATCCGAATACGCCAAATACTGACGAGACTGAGCCAAGAGGAATTCCGAGAAGACCAACAGGACCTCTTAAAACCGAAGGACAACCAGAGTCTATAGTTAATCCTAGAAGTTTTTTACCTGCAGATTATACAGCAGCTGGAAGATTAAGAATTCATTTAGATAAATCATATCCTTATCAAAAACAATAA